Proteins encoded by one window of Aphidius gifuensis isolate YNYX2018 linkage group LG2, ASM1490517v1, whole genome shotgun sequence:
- the LOC122848482 gene encoding protein PF14_0175-like encodes MDEKEEGEISLDDISDISSEDGRSYRHPSSWDSSRRSRSHTKRDSAHGKENRRHARDAAAAAAAAVQPVKYTMPTLHEKNEDLLLISSDEDLEIVCVPGSSRQVVVQSFKKKRKKKKKKKAGNGGGGDFNFSINDFVSVNEDENERIVDHTIAQKILSRRRRTPSPIHKRKRSPPVSRTNDYHKSSYHRSSTRYSRSPSPKRKSPKRHKSPKRTSPPAPVPPPQPPLVQPPVSSTITTGTLENINYHKKKDITSNHTPKEDNYDEHYTSTLLKKVKHLDAVGSTSPKKTNKQKEVPSLKDKLNNMMKVHTEPIVIPENKLNDVIIIKEEPKIKQEISESVGSESQNINDTDKITTATTTTTRVTTTENNQQENNNNSSNNNNNNNIDDNDEEDLELRMIALRSAVMNKHQNRVKKGAAAKKSKSQKRDGSPFSDSFFDHDNIIDSENEMSVGHTQTTNNQQAEDMDIDSDVEREKIDIYSPSDSPTYSPSYSPSYSPSYSPSCSPPYSPTDDVIPLVSIDTSLLTPKSPINNSSKYNTPFDKSDKTIKKKLSFNEELIKNSCDDNTDVPYSPTDSAIPYDEMITPPKKLITPIQPPPAIPAALNFSNISNYHSYHQNDRTSIPLEQDPVELIPPEILREISSSPNDFPVIIDEIINNHSEQKNTSIKSNIDKQFINSCDTFLTNNIQNNNYADEPLYLQGVLDIAKNINKIPTSINKSLVPMTILKTNKNLQQPLPIKKLKPIPEPTFKSAEMQVVNIVNEKKNSQTNAIFKPIKLQPVVKKTTFNPTPASAFDDISIDDFPIDDLTTQNYNDKDVIITNECTIVDDNFRATENNYNSTKNNNKSIVNNFDNDNNIDAIVVKNKQKNLLINNKNIIDKDNQENFENSEEKLREKLELKKRKRLSKSELQADDDLNYKKDSVPVEVIDNDDKLNKDKRRRLSIEDDEEELRALLLASLSKRPKVTENIVPIKLPEVPQIIDDESTKKSATIVENSFKNTKIVSPSGETVLPPANLTTVSNSAVKIVDKPVVPPAAPVVAEIKKTINANVKKVILPTVPTKTINNNNIKKITTTTTATTTTTIQNTVNSTISTMRNKTINNVRLTENIRSTSPKLLSSSKNCRLVINLGEDTDSDTDSECSNNSKNTDKTVVNLPKDDLTIPTTDFEKSVEAFLRDQRKKIESSIPTEQRDAFKKLSTSKVSTGKNLTGLAPTPLAVRHLSASRQEEYRRLKQQILDRETKKLQRSLKNLGDKISNNIGAATITSPLSPASPGRQMNKLSPAKPVNNNNQIGEIKTAINSDERSSQINLINNTEKLPINEVSNVDKDNAQVTDKTGEDNALCSFDKAPLELTPSSMELSVEIIDDNSSSTSQMSMEINKPVAPKISFLKILTTEQLNKKFDDKVRLEKINQVQVDDKSNENQQNKLTIDQAVNLEVNTCDVNTNSIIETSSKIIKPKLISNEIEKISPIVETSKKITPIVETPEKITPVVETTKKITPTVETTNKITPVVETPNKIAPVVEPLKKITPIVETPTEIPPVVLPSVESNQEKNNTNVNLTITLDDTLDENIPMTNKITEPVIQQEEVINLPVKKLLNKQRKNKSPAKELSDKIKLDVKIELENLKDLSEDLKKEKLSSIEKDLINNRNLVLNDLTELSENLKQWDIERELQTELTVEVRNLRMQLKLAEERLQEQRTKITKMGPKVAKAHKTIINGRTKCVKLTKLCQGIGSSVIGPRYKVPTTGAQRMVDGLKEVVFHTRQLSKKTTPTNISNKDDEDNEDDKKDDDENHDKIIDKNNKCTEDVCDDDDDDQLTDDVIEAVEIIKNNSTIIEDNCRPTCSSTPRNVELRKNQSTVDKKKSETERVTSKSTISSTQGNFDPNGVLCPYELMGTCNDDGCSYNHLDKNRGQ; translated from the exons ATGGATGAAAAGGAAGAAGGTGAAATATCACTTGATGATATAAGTGATATTTCATCTGAGGATGGAAGATCTTATAGACACCCATCATCTTGGGATTCATCTAGAAGATCCAGGTCACATACTAAACGAg attcAGCTCATGGAAAAGAGAATCGTCGTCATGCACGTGATGcagctgctgctgctgctgcagcAGTACAACCAGTTAAATATACAATGCCAACAttgcatgaaaaaaatgaagatcTTTTGTTAATATCAAGTGATGAAGATCTTGAAATAGTATGTGTACCAGGTAGTTCACGACAAGTTGTTGtacaatcatttaaaaaaaaacgtaaaaaaaaaaagaaaaaaaaagctggtaatggtggtggtggtgattttaatttttcaataaatgattttGTATCAGTTAATGAAgatgaaaatgaaagaatTGTTGATCATACTATagcacaaaaaatattatcaagacgTAGAAGAACACCAAGTCCAATACATAAACGTAAAAGATCACCACCAGTATCAAGAACAAATGATTATCATAAATCATCTTATCACAGATCATCAACAAGATATTCAAGATCACCATCACCAAAAAGAAAATCACCAAAACGTCATAAATCACCTAAAAGAACATCACCACCAGCACCAGTACCACCACCACAACCACCACTAGTACAACCACCtgtatcatcaacaataacaactggtacacttgaaaatattaattatcataaaaaaaaagacataacATCAAATCATACACCAAAAGAAGATAATTATGATGAACATTATACATcaactttattaaaaaaagttaaacatTTAGATGCAGTTGGTTCAACAtcaccaaaaaaaacaaacaaacaaaaagaaGTACCAtcattaaaagataaattaaataacatgatGAAAGTACATACTGAACCAATTGTAAtacctgaaaataaattgaacgatgttattattattaaagaagaaccaaaaattaaacaagaaaTTTCAGAATCTGTTGGTTCTGAAtcacaaaatattaatgatactgataaaataacaacagcaacaaccacaacaacaCGTGTAACGACAAcagaaaataatcaacaagagaataataataatagtagtaataataataacaataacaacattgatgataatgatgaagaagattTAGAATTACGTATGATTGCATTACGTTCAGCAGTTATGAATAAACATCAAAATCGTGTTAAAAAAGGTGCTGCtgctaaaaaatcaaaatctcAAAAACGTGATGGTAGTCCATTTAGTGATAGTTTTTTTGatcatgataatataattgatagTGAAAATGAAATGTCAGTTGGACATAcacaaacaacaaataatcaacaagCTGAAGATATGGATATTGATAGTGATGTTGAacgtgaaaaaattgatatttattcgCCAAGTGATTCACCAACATATTCACCGTCATATTCACCATCCTATTCACCATCCTATTCACCATCATGTTCACCACCTTATTCACCAACTGATGATGTTATTCCCCTTGTATCAATTGATACAAGTTTATTAACACCTAAAAGTCccattaataattcatcaaaatataatacacCATTTGATAAATctgataaaacaattaaaaaaaaattatcatttaatgaagaattaataaaaaatagttgtgaTGATAATACAGATGTACCATATTCACCAACAGATAGTGCTATTCCATATGATGAAATGATAACTccaccaaaaaaattaattacaccaATACAACCACCACCGGCAATACCAGCagcattaaatttttctaatatatcaaattatcaTTCATATCATCAAAATGATAGAACATCAATACCACTTGAACAAGATCCAGTTGAATTAATTCCACCAGAAATACTACGTgaaatatcatcatcaccaaatGATTTTCCagttattattgatgaaattattaacaatcatagtgaacaaaaaaatacatcaattaaatctaatattgataagcaatttattaattcttgtGATACttttttgacaaataatattcaaaataataattatgctGATGAACCATTGTATCTTCAAGGTGTTCTAGATATagcaaaaaacattaataaaattcctacgtcaattaataaatcattagttccaatgacaatattaaaaacaaataaaaatttacaacagcCTTtgccaattaaaaaattaaaaccaataCCAGAGCCAACATTTAAAAGTGCTGAAATGCAGGTagttaatattgttaatgaaaaaaaaaattcacaaacaAATGCTATTTTTAAACCAATTAAACTTCAACCggttgttaaaaaaacaacatttaatCCAACACCAGCTAGTGCGTTTGATGATATAAGTATTGATGATTTtccaattgatgatttgaCAACTCAAAATTACAATGATAAAGATGTTATCATAACAAATGAGTGtacaattgttgatgataattttcgAGCtactgaaaataattataatagtacaaaaaataataataaatctattgtaaataattttgacaatgacaataatatagatgctattgttgttaaaaataaacaaaaaaatttattgataaataataaaaatataattgataaagataatcaagaaaattttgaaaatagtgaagaaaaattgagagaaaaattggaattaaaaaaaagaaaaagattatCAAAAAGTGAATTACAAGCTGATGAtgatttgaattataaaaaagattcAGTACCTGTTGAAGTGATtgacaatgatgataaattgaataaagatAAAAGACGAAGATTAAGtattgaagatgatgaagaagagcTACGTGCATTATTATTGGCTTCTTTATCAAAACGTCCAAAAGTTACTGAAAATATAGTGCCAATAAAATTGCCAGAAGTTCcacaaattattgatgatgaaagtacaaaaaaatcagcaacaatagttgaaaattcattcaaaaatacaaaaattgtatCGCCTTCTGGAGAGACTGTGCTTCCTCCAGCCAATTTAACAACTGTATCAAATAGTGctgtaaaaattgttgataaacccGTTGTACCACCAGCAGCACCAGTTGTtgctgaaattaaaaaaacaattaatgcaaatgttaaaaaagttattttaccAACAGTTCCAAcaaaaactattaataataataatattaaaaaaataacaacgacaactacagcaacaacaacaacaactattCAAAATACtgtaaattcaacaatttcaacaatgagaaataaaacaataaacaatgtaAGACTGACTGAAAATATAAGATCTACAAGTCCAAAATtactatcatcatcaaaaaattgtagacTTGTGATAAATCTTGGTGAAGATACTGATTCAGATACTGATTCAGAGTGttcaaataattctaaaaatactGATAAGACTGTTGTAAATTTACCAAAGGATGATTTAACAATTCCAACAActgattttgaaaaaagtgtTGAAGCATTTTTACGTgatcagagaaaaaaaattgagtctAGTATTCCGACTGAGCAAAGAGatgcttttaaaaaattatcaacatcaaaagTTTCAActggtaaaaatttaactggACTTGCACCAACACCTTTGGCTGTTAGACATTTATCAGCATCACGTCAAGAAGAATATCGAAGATTGAAACAACAAATACTTGATCgtgagacaaaaaaattacagagatcattaaaaaatttgggtgataaaataagtaataatATTGGTGCTGCGACAATAACAAGTCCATTATCACCAGCAAGTCCAGGTagacaaatgaataaattatctcCAGCCAAgccagtaaataataataatcaaattggaGAAATAAAAACAGCCATTAATTCAGATGAAAGATCatcacaaattaatttaataaataatactgaaAAATTGCCAATTAATGAAGTATCAAATGTTGATAAAGACAATGCTCAAGTAACTGATAAGACTGGAGAGGATAATGCTCTGTGTTCATTTGACAAAGCACCTCTTGAACTGACGCCATCATCAATGGAACTTAGTGTTGAAATTATCGATGATAATTCATCGTCAACTAGCCAAATGTcaatggaaataaataaaccagttGCCCCAAAAATATCtttcttgaaaatattgacgactgaacaattgaataaaaaattcgatGATAAAGTAcgtttagaaaaaattaatcaagtacaagttgatgataaatcaaatgaaaatcaacaaaacaaattGACAATTGATCAAGCGGTGAATTTAGAAGTAAATACTTGTGATGTTAatacaaattcaataattgaaacatcatcaaaaattataaaaccaaaattaatttcaaatgaaattgaaaaaatttctccaaTTGTCGaaacatctaaaaaaataactccAATTGTCGAGACACCTGAAAAAATAACTCCAGTTGtcgaaacaacaaaaaaaattactccaaCTGttgaaacaacaaataaaattactccAGTGGTCGAAACACCAAATAAAATTGCTCCAGTTGTCGAAccactgaaaaaaattactccaaTTGTCGAAACACCAACTGAAATTCCACCAGTTGTTTTGCCTTCGGTTGAGTcgaatcaagaaaaaaataatacaaacgtGAATCTAACGATAACACTTGATGACActcttgatgaaaatataccaatgacaaataaaataacagaaCCTGTAATACAACAAGAagaagttataaatttaccagttaaaaaattattaaataaacaaagaaaaaataaatcaccagCAAAAGAACTttcagataaaataaaattagatgttaaaattgaattggaaaatttaaaagatctCAGTGAAGatcttaaaaaagaaaaattatcttcaattgaaaaagatttaattaataatcg AAATCTGGTTCTTAATGATTTGACCGAATTATCTGAGAATTTAAAACAGTGGGACATTGAACGTGAACTTCAAACAGAACTAACAGTTGAAGTACGTAATCTTAGAATGCAACTTAAACTTGCTGAAGAACGTTTACAAGAACAAcgaacaaaaataacaaaaatgggTCCAAAAGTTGCAAAAGCAcataaaacaataatcaatGGTCGTACAAAatgtgttaaattaacaaaactttGTCAAGGAATTGGTAGCAGTGTTATTGGTCCCCGTTACAa agTACCAACAACTGGTGCACAACGAATGGTTGACGGTTTAAAAGAAGTTGTATTTCACACAAgacaattatcaaaaaaaacaacaccaaCAAACATATCAaataaagatgatgaagacaatgaagatgataaaaaagatgatgacgaaaatcatgataaaatcatagataaaaataataaatgcacTGAAGATgtgtgtgatgatgatgatgatgatcaattgactgatgatgttattgaagccgttgaaattattaaaaataattcaactattATTGAGGATAATTGTCGTCCAACTTGTAGCAGTACACCACGTAATGttgaattaagaaaaaatcaatcaactgttgataaaaaaaaaagtgagacTGAACGAGTTACATCGAAATCAACAATTTCTAGCACACAAGG aaaTTTTGATCCAAATGGAGTACTGTGTCCATATGAATTGATGGGGACATGCAATGATGATGGCTGTTCTTATAATcatcttgataaaaatcgTGGACAATAG